Proteins encoded in a region of the Massilia sp. UMI-21 genome:
- the dnaA gene encoding chromosomal replication initiator protein DnaA encodes MENFWQTCSAQLELELTPQQYSAWIKSLVVLDYEDGKLRIAAPNRFKLDWVKTQFATRITELACQYWEAPVEVQFVLDPKNNPAKKPAGPAATGTAGGGATNFDAPRQPEQPSQGNVNIANSPKREQSRINTDLTFESFVTGKANQLARAAAIQVANNPGVSYNPLFFYGGVGLGKTHLIHAIGNQVMADNPNARIRYIHAEQYVRDVVTAYQRKGFDDFKHYYHSLDMLLIDDIQFFGGKSRTQEEFFYAFEALIAAKKQIIITSDTYPKEITGMDDRLISRFDSGLTVAIEPPELEMRVAILLKKAQSENVTLSDDVAFFVAKHLRSNVRELEGALRKILAYSRFHGKDITIDVVKEALKDLLSVQNRQISVENIQKTVADFFNIKVADMYSKRRPANIARPRQIAMYLAKELTQKSLPEIGELFGGRDHTTVLHAVRKIAQDRQKNAECNHELHVLEQTLKG; translated from the coding sequence ATGGAAAACTTTTGGCAGACCTGTTCCGCGCAGCTGGAACTCGAGCTGACGCCGCAGCAATACAGTGCGTGGATCAAATCGCTCGTCGTGCTCGATTACGAGGACGGCAAGCTGCGCATTGCAGCGCCGAACCGGTTCAAGCTCGACTGGGTCAAGACGCAGTTCGCCACGCGCATCACCGAGCTCGCCTGCCAGTACTGGGAGGCGCCGGTCGAGGTGCAGTTCGTGCTCGACCCGAAGAACAACCCGGCCAAGAAGCCGGCGGGCCCTGCCGCGACCGGCACTGCGGGCGGCGGTGCGACCAATTTCGACGCACCCCGCCAGCCGGAGCAGCCGAGCCAGGGCAACGTGAACATCGCCAACTCGCCCAAGCGCGAGCAGAGCCGCATCAACACGGACCTGACCTTCGAAAGCTTCGTCACCGGTAAGGCCAACCAGCTGGCGCGCGCCGCTGCGATCCAGGTTGCCAACAACCCGGGCGTCTCGTACAACCCGCTGTTCTTCTACGGCGGCGTCGGCCTCGGTAAGACCCACCTGATCCATGCGATCGGCAACCAGGTCATGGCCGACAACCCGAATGCGCGCATCCGCTACATCCACGCCGAGCAGTACGTGCGCGACGTCGTCACCGCTTACCAGCGCAAGGGCTTCGACGACTTCAAGCACTACTACCACTCGCTCGACATGCTGCTGATCGACGATATCCAATTCTTCGGGGGCAAGAGCCGCACGCAGGAAGAATTCTTCTATGCGTTCGAGGCCCTGATCGCGGCCAAGAAGCAGATCATCATCACCTCGGATACCTATCCGAAAGAGATCACCGGCATGGACGACCGCCTGATCTCGCGCTTCGACTCCGGCCTGACGGTGGCGATCGAGCCGCCCGAGCTGGAAATGCGCGTGGCGATCCTGTTAAAGAAGGCGCAGTCCGAAAACGTGACCCTGTCGGACGACGTCGCGTTTTTTGTTGCCAAGCACCTGCGCTCGAACGTGCGCGAGCTGGAAGGCGCGCTGCGCAAGATCCTGGCCTACTCGCGCTTCCACGGCAAGGACATCACCATCGACGTGGTGAAGGAAGCCCTCAAGGACCTGCTGTCGGTGCAGAACCGCCAGATCTCGGTGGAGAACATCCAGAAGACGGTGGCGGACTTCTTCAACATCAAGGTGGCGGACATGTACTCCAAGCGGCGCCCGGCGAACATCGCCCGCCCGCGCCAGATCGCGATGTACCTGGCCAAGGAGCTGACGCAAAAGAGCCTGCCGGAGATCGGCGAGCTGTTCGGCGGCCGCGACCACACCACCGTGCTGCACGCGGTGCGCAAGATCGCCCAGGACCGCCAGAAGAATGCGGAATGCAACCACGAGCTGCATGTGCTGGAGCAGACCCTGAAGGGCTGA